The Pyxidicoccus xibeiensis genome includes a window with the following:
- a CDS encoding toxin-antitoxin system YwqK family antitoxin — translation MLSTKLIRTLALGLALASPAAMAGDTAEKLSCPAGTTQAGTKAEGLSCVKANARAGTQTAHGAYVEYHPNGKKAAQGQFVDGLKVGTWTFYDEAGNKRSTAEFKQGNWHGQRVMFFTNGKPRLVEEYQDGSKHGLVKELAEDGRVISQARYENNRPVANQ, via the coding sequence ATGCTGTCTACCAAGCTGATTCGCACGCTGGCCCTGGGGCTGGCCCTTGCATCTCCTGCCGCAATGGCGGGTGACACCGCTGAGAAGCTGAGCTGCCCTGCGGGGACGACCCAGGCCGGTACCAAGGCCGAGGGGCTCTCGTGCGTCAAGGCGAACGCTCGGGCGGGCACTCAGACCGCTCATGGCGCGTACGTCGAGTACCACCCCAACGGCAAGAAGGCGGCCCAGGGGCAGTTCGTCGACGGCCTCAAGGTCGGTACCTGGACGTTCTACGATGAGGCGGGCAACAAGCGGAGCACTGCGGAGTTCAAGCAGGGCAACTGGCATGGCCAGCGGGTGATGTTTTTCACCAATGGCAAGCCCCGCCTCGTCGAGGAGTACCAGGATGGCAGCAAGCACGGTCTGGTGAAGGAGCTGGCCGAGGATGGCCGGGTCATCAGCCAGGCTCGGTACGAGAACAACCGGCCGGTTGCCAACCAGTAG
- the ffh gene encoding signal recognition particle protein: MLETVTKGFRAAKNRLAGKSELTPELVDESLRDIRVSLLEADVAFDVVKKFVARVREKAVGELVQTTVTDKAGQKRKVSPMDHFIKVCHDELESLMGPVDTSLQLKPKGQLSGIMMVGLQGSGKTTTTGKLANRLLQQGRKPLLVAADIYRPAAVDQLKVLGERLKVPVYHEPGIQPPELARRGYAAARELKCDVVLIDTAGRLAIDETLMTELEAIKATVQPDNILLVCDAMIGQDAVRTAAEFDRRLTLDGFILTKLDGDARGGAALSIKEVTGKPIKFLGMGESMDKLEEFRPDGLAGRILGFGDIVGLMKDFEKVVDEKKAEEDAKKLLSGQFSMKDFVEQIRMVRKMGPLKDLLEKFPLFGDLTEHLNPDEKELTKIEAMYDSMTQKERLRPDIINNSRIGRIAKGSGRKVEEVRELLQKFGMMQQVMGTIGQNPGLLGRIPGFKQLGQLSQMKNMDLSSMFGGDPKMMEKMMGGGMPGMGMPMQMPQVAPGYTPPMGQAAMAKARLMGYAPPSAAGKPEDRDAIKERRKREKENKKKNRKKR; encoded by the coding sequence ATGCTCGAGACCGTCACCAAGGGCTTCCGCGCCGCCAAGAACCGCCTCGCCGGCAAGAGCGAGCTCACCCCGGAGCTGGTCGACGAGTCGCTCCGGGATATCCGCGTCTCCCTCCTCGAGGCCGACGTGGCCTTCGACGTGGTGAAGAAGTTCGTCGCCCGCGTCCGCGAGAAGGCCGTGGGTGAGCTGGTGCAGACGACCGTCACCGACAAGGCTGGCCAGAAACGCAAGGTCAGCCCGATGGACCACTTCATCAAGGTGTGCCACGACGAGCTGGAGTCCCTGATGGGACCGGTGGACACCAGCCTCCAGCTCAAGCCCAAGGGCCAGCTGTCCGGCATCATGATGGTGGGCCTCCAGGGCTCCGGTAAGACGACCACGACCGGCAAGCTCGCCAACCGGCTCCTCCAGCAGGGGCGCAAGCCGCTGCTCGTCGCCGCGGACATCTACCGCCCCGCCGCCGTGGACCAGCTGAAGGTCCTCGGTGAGCGGCTCAAGGTCCCCGTCTACCACGAGCCCGGCATCCAGCCGCCCGAGCTGGCCAGGCGGGGCTACGCCGCCGCGCGCGAGCTGAAGTGCGACGTGGTGCTCATCGACACCGCCGGCCGGCTCGCCATCGACGAGACGCTGATGACGGAGCTGGAGGCCATCAAGGCCACCGTCCAGCCCGACAACATCCTCCTGGTGTGCGACGCGATGATTGGCCAGGACGCCGTGCGCACCGCGGCCGAGTTCGACCGGCGCCTGACGCTGGACGGCTTCATCCTCACCAAGCTGGACGGTGACGCCCGTGGCGGCGCGGCGCTCTCCATCAAGGAAGTCACCGGCAAGCCCATCAAGTTCCTCGGCATGGGCGAGTCGATGGACAAGCTGGAGGAGTTCCGTCCGGACGGCCTCGCGGGCCGCATCCTCGGGTTCGGCGACATCGTCGGCCTGATGAAGGACTTCGAGAAGGTCGTCGACGAGAAGAAGGCCGAGGAGGACGCGAAGAAGCTCCTGTCCGGCCAGTTCTCGATGAAGGACTTCGTCGAGCAGATCCGCATGGTCCGGAAGATGGGCCCGCTGAAGGACCTGCTGGAGAAATTCCCGCTCTTCGGTGACCTCACCGAGCACCTCAACCCGGACGAGAAGGAGCTCACGAAAATCGAGGCGATGTACGACTCGATGACGCAGAAGGAGCGCCTGCGCCCAGACATCATCAACAACAGCCGCATCGGCCGCATCGCCAAGGGCAGCGGCCGGAAGGTCGAGGAGGTGCGCGAGCTCCTCCAGAAGTTCGGGATGATGCAGCAGGTGATGGGCACCATCGGCCAGAACCCGGGCCTCCTGGGCCGCATCCCCGGCTTCAAGCAACTGGGTCAGTTGTCGCAGATGAAGAACATGGACCTGTCCAGCATGTTCGGCGGCGACCCGAAGATGATGGAGAAGATGATGGGCGGCGGGATGCCCGGCATGGGCATGCCCATGCAGATGCCCCAGGTGGCCCCCGGCTACACCCCGCCCATGGGCCAGGCCGCCATGGCCAAGGCCCGCCTCATGGGCTACGCCCCTCCTTCCGCCGCCGGCAAGCCGGAGGACCGCGACGCCATCAAGGAGCGCCGCAAGCGGGAGAAGGAGAACAAGAAGAAGAACCGCAAGAAGCGGTAG
- a CDS encoding TIGR04552 family protein has translation MKPPSLTPVLPDIPIRTVGEMGLRELERIRLILRGGSVIDWRRMHFQTRDEVDGFLRLCQLDVARPYDEAWARGVLSEAVEYLRKTFNYRVADAVAQPAEIHDLFLFASGMKGSPRHRRIACVVLKVMHVIQHIEGRDLLFRLAVSEAELAELVTEKVLSVAREMQDKGLPVVEFAHSIKTRDSLVTKLLAKKETVAAQVYDRTRFRVVTRTREDLLPVLYYLTQRLFPFHLVVPGQTENTLLPFKAVLAENPHFEAHTSQLHLDRDYEDREDRNGNAFSGNTYRALNFVVDIPVRMDAYLPPPEQDTRPRKGRIVISLVEFQIVDEETARLNELGENAHEAYKRRQKQRVLKRLSQGLVVPKRQG, from the coding sequence GTGAAGCCCCCCTCGCTCACCCCCGTCCTGCCCGATATTCCCATCCGCACGGTGGGGGAGATGGGCCTGCGCGAACTGGAGCGCATCCGGCTCATCCTTCGCGGTGGCTCTGTCATCGACTGGCGGAGGATGCACTTCCAGACGCGGGACGAGGTGGACGGCTTCTTGCGCCTCTGCCAGCTCGACGTCGCCCGCCCCTACGACGAGGCGTGGGCCCGTGGGGTGCTCTCAGAGGCGGTGGAATACCTGCGCAAGACGTTCAACTACCGCGTCGCGGACGCGGTGGCTCAGCCGGCGGAAATCCACGACCTGTTCCTCTTCGCCTCCGGCATGAAAGGCTCTCCCCGGCACCGCCGCATCGCTTGCGTGGTCCTGAAGGTGATGCACGTCATCCAGCACATCGAGGGGCGGGATCTGCTCTTCCGCCTGGCGGTGTCGGAGGCGGAGCTGGCGGAACTCGTGACGGAGAAGGTGCTGAGCGTCGCCCGGGAGATGCAGGACAAGGGGCTCCCTGTCGTGGAGTTCGCGCACTCCATCAAGACGCGCGACTCGCTGGTCACCAAGCTGCTGGCGAAGAAGGAGACGGTAGCCGCGCAGGTGTACGACCGGACCCGCTTCCGCGTGGTGACGCGGACGAGGGAGGACCTGCTGCCGGTGCTCTACTACCTGACCCAGCGGCTCTTCCCCTTCCACCTAGTGGTTCCAGGACAGACAGAGAACACGCTGCTGCCGTTCAAGGCGGTGCTGGCGGAGAACCCCCACTTCGAAGCGCACACGTCCCAGCTCCATCTGGACCGCGACTACGAGGACCGGGAGGACCGCAACGGAAATGCCTTTTCCGGGAACACCTACCGGGCACTCAACTTCGTGGTGGACATCCCTGTGCGCATGGATGCGTACCTGCCTCCGCCGGAGCAGGACACGCGTCCACGCAAGGGCCGCATCGTGATTTCGCTGGTGGAGTTCCAGATCGTTGATGAGGAGACTGCTCGCCTCAACGAACTGGGAGAGAACGCTCACGAGGCCTACAAACGCCGCCAGAAACAGCGCGTGCTGAAGCGGCTCAGCCAGGGGCTCGTGGTACCGAAGCGGCAAGGTTGA
- a CDS encoding Ig-like domain-containing protein: MPRPPLILPLLLLLGSLAACVDIPEVVTPPETPDSGTEPLPDAGGRPDAGPLPDAGPVDTVRPVLLNTSPMGGATEVPTGTPLVLTFSEAMDTASIEVTLQPAVTLRAPTWNQQGSVLTLQHEAELAENTPYTMTVDGEDKAGNPLTGARTFSFTTTGPAPDTTPPTVLATSPVQSSIGNARNALLEVVFSEPMNKSAAEAAFSITSPAGFNSGSFSWNSAATVMTYSVPASFSHGAQVTWQVSTGARDEADNALAETMTRGFRVVRQGSLTVNFDPATSGSVAAPNYFRQTIVYNFEMLGDSEGTNAAYRLFLGFKLDGLPEDLTQISHASLSWWVSHRQGTPFENLGQLWLEPVDVGEQLELSIDEPNPQLVADYHAVPLVAGTEVLQTALGSPGIFNVTSSVVNDWVNRSARGKRTQYRLRFGQGTDNDGVRDVLISDAEFHPKLAELQVSYEYP, encoded by the coding sequence ATGCCCAGACCCCCGTTGATTCTTCCCTTGCTGCTCCTCCTTGGCTCACTTGCCGCCTGTGTCGACATTCCGGAGGTGGTCACACCTCCGGAGACTCCGGACTCAGGCACTGAGCCGCTACCCGATGCGGGAGGGAGACCGGATGCGGGCCCTCTACCCGATGCCGGCCCGGTGGATACCGTTCGCCCCGTGTTGCTGAACACCTCGCCCATGGGTGGCGCCACCGAGGTTCCCACCGGTACGCCGCTCGTCCTCACCTTCTCCGAGGCCATGGACACTGCGTCCATCGAAGTGACCCTCCAGCCCGCCGTGACACTGAGGGCGCCGACCTGGAATCAGCAGGGTTCGGTGCTGACACTCCAGCATGAGGCGGAGCTGGCTGAGAACACCCCGTATACGATGACCGTGGACGGTGAAGACAAGGCGGGCAACCCGCTGACGGGAGCACGTACCTTCTCGTTCACCACCACGGGGCCTGCCCCAGACACCACCCCGCCGACGGTGCTGGCCACGAGCCCGGTTCAATCGTCCATCGGCAATGCCCGGAACGCGCTCCTGGAGGTCGTGTTCTCCGAGCCCATGAACAAGTCTGCCGCCGAGGCGGCGTTCTCCATCACATCGCCCGCGGGGTTCAACTCCGGGAGCTTCTCGTGGAACAGCGCGGCCACCGTGATGACGTACTCAGTGCCCGCGAGCTTCTCCCATGGAGCGCAGGTGACATGGCAGGTATCTACCGGCGCCAGGGACGAAGCCGACAACGCACTGGCGGAGACGATGACGCGCGGGTTTCGCGTGGTCCGTCAGGGCTCCCTTACCGTTAACTTCGACCCGGCAACGAGTGGCTCTGTGGCGGCTCCGAACTACTTTCGGCAAACCATCGTGTATAACTTCGAAATGCTGGGTGACAGCGAAGGCACCAATGCTGCTTACAGGCTGTTTCTAGGGTTCAAGCTCGACGGTCTCCCAGAAGACCTGACACAGATTTCCCATGCTTCCCTCAGTTGGTGGGTAAGCCACCGGCAGGGCACTCCATTTGAGAATCTCGGGCAGCTTTGGTTGGAGCCTGTCGACGTCGGCGAGCAGCTCGAGCTGTCAATTGATGAGCCCAACCCACAACTCGTCGCGGACTATCATGCGGTGCCGCTCGTTGCTGGCACTGAGGTCCTCCAAACTGCCCTCGGAAGCCCTGGCATCTTCAATGTCACATCATCGGTCGTGAACGACTGGGTAAACCGCAGTGCCCGCGGCAAGAGAACCCAGTATCGGCTTCGCTTCGGGCAAGGCACCGACAACGATGGAGTGCGAGACGTGCTGATCTCCGACGCCGAGTTCCATCCCAAATTGGCAGAGTTGCAGGTCTCCTACGAGTACCCGTAG